The following proteins are co-located in the Mycosarcoma maydis chromosome 11, whole genome shotgun sequence genome:
- a CDS encoding uncharacterized protein (related to MKT1 - retroviral protease signature protein), translating into MIRGLQAYLHDRGLTQSAPLSALKDTRLGIDLSFYLKQLLSSPSTSEPLVAALGGAPIALISHIENDLRALERARVKPVFVLNGIQPNKRVRPFSYEDPRVKQRHRAWEAYENGQVDVTHSLLSASNSVHHPDLYRAILRALRHRNVEFLVAPYLASGQLVSLERHSKSYVHAIYGATEILLFDRVERVITSLNLSESTFQFVSKHAILNELRCNEEQFLDIGLLAGSDLCATFPALQDSSLGAPPQHPGAPPNLRQINELVKQYKGGYPLVAAFEGHPTVSKINYVDQFCRARTIVKFCLVLSAEEGRVLPLPLATPPPPISIGNAPHAAANGAGVGAAAGGTSILTAADVPVDIHEVFSHRLPDEVFLHLSRGLVGAQVLSCLTSGHVIEAPPLDNGETEDYRRYVRETLTETPQSPRCVAVALAAAVLNGFWSSRKITGIYYFAPSVDHVIPHDSAATLQLINRVNQWNVSNRFIEEELRRQNSSTIDIALCLGATTSEQLASRTKTPRVKMPDGSTWALEKKDEIVANTIWRMLELRGFLNHAHLHTPYARALYLGLKNSKLNDKLQEALFVALELLRGGALHANYFGGKSYSGGPSYGDEVDKRHMLLVMRAVSVLQMGFKPLAWTAPLSRELLVFNGFVKSTTRAMRNLVEMISMSLLLRGDARRKRDDYIDISLSLPFQADVNTGMGILVKCYLDGLLTYRGRPISADQVNDADVIDAKSSVLLALDDTFANVKHIKHELARSFRFWHSLLLAVNTLAAENAISPHIVHQFNAANHWLSPLAQLPP; encoded by the coding sequence ATGATCCGTGGTCTGCAGGCATACCTCCACGATCGTGGTCTCACACAGTCCGCGCCGCTCTCGGCACTCAAAGACACTCGTCTCGGTATCGATCTTTCCTTCTACCTCAAACAGCTGCTTTCGTCACCTTCCACTTCGGAGCCGCTGGTTGCCGCGCTGGGAGGTGCGCCCATCGCCCTCATCTCTCACATTGAAAATGACTTGCGCGCGCTCGAGAGAGCGCGTGTGAAACCCGTCTTCGTTCTCAACGGTATCCAGCCCAATAAGCGAGTGCGTCCCTTTTCCTACGAAGATCCCAGAGTCAAGCAGCGCCATCGTGCATGGGAAGCGTACGAAAATGGTCAGGTGGATGTCACGCATTCTCTGCTTTCGGCGAGCAACTCGGTGCATCACCCGGATCTGTACCGCGCCATCCTACGTGCGTTGCGTCACAGAAACGTCGAGTTCCTCGTCGCACCTTACCTCGCATCAGGTCAGCTCGTCTCACTCGAGCGACACTCGAAATCGTATGTGCACGCCATCTACGGTGCCACCGAGATACTTCTGTTTGATCGCGTAGAACGCGTGATCACGTCGCTCAACCTCTCGGAATCCACGTTCCAGTTCGTGTCTAAACATGCCATCCTGAACGAGCTGAGATGCAACGAGGAGCAGTTCCTTGACATTGGCCTGCTCGCCGGAAGCGACCTGTGCGCCACGTTCCCTGCGCTGCAAGATTCGAGCTTGGGCGCTCCACCACAGCATCCGGGCGCACCGCCCAACTTGCGTCAGATCAACGAGCTGGTCAAACAGTACAAGGGCGGTTATCCGCTCGTTGCAGCGTTCGAGGGCCATCCTACCGTGTCGAAAATCAACTATGTCGATCAATTTTGCCGAGCTAGGACGATTGTCAAGTTCTGCCTCGTGCTCTCGGCGGAGGAAGGACGTGTGCTGCCATTGCCTCTGGCGACACCACCTCCGCCAATCTCGATTGGAAATGCGCCTCACGCGGCTGCTAACGGTGCGGGTGTGGGCGCGGCTGCTGGCGGAACGTCGATCCTCACCGCTGCAGACGTGCCAGTCGACATTCACGAGGTCTTCTCGCATCGATTACCGGACGAGGTGTTCCTTCACCTTTCCAGGGGCCTGGTAGGTGCTCAGGTGCTGTCTTGCTTGACTTCAGGGCATGTGATTGAAGCGCCGCCGTTGGACAATGGCGAAACGGAAGACTATCGACGCTACGTACGCGAGACGCTCACCGAGACACCGCAATCGCCGCGCTGCGTTGCGGTGGCTCTCGCGGCGGCGGTGCTCAACGGATTCTGGTCGTCACGCAAGATCACGGGCATTTACTATTTTGCACCTTCAGTGGACCACGTGATTCCGCATGACTCGGCGGCGACTCTGCAACTGATCAACCGCGTAAATCAGTGGAACGTGTCGAATCGGTTCATCGAGGAGGAATTGCGACGACAGAactcgtcgacgatcgaTATTGCGCTGTGTCTGGGTGCGACGACTTCGGAGCAGCTGGCGAGCCGGACCAAGACCCCGCGCGTCAAGATGCCAGATGGATCCACTTGGGCactcgagaagaaggacgaAATTGTGGCCAACACGATTTGGCGAATGCTCGAGTTGCGAGGGTTCCTGAACCATGCGCACCTACATACGCCGTATGCGCGTGCGCTGTATTTGGGGTTGAAAAATTCCAAGTTGAATGATAAGCTGCAGGAAGCGCTGTTTGTGGcgctggagctgctgcgcggTGGGGCGTTGCATGCCAACTACTTTGGCGGAAAGAGCTATTCTGGCGGGCCGTCGTATGGGGATGAGGTGGACAAGAGACATATGCTGTTGGTGATGCGCGCCGTGTCGGTGTTGCAGATGGGATTTAAACCGTTGGCTTGGACGGCGCCTTTGAGTCGCGAATTGCTTGTGTTCAATGGATTTGTCAAGAGCACGACGCGTGCGATGCGCAATTTGGTAGAGATGATCAGTATGTCTCTGCTGTTACGCGGAGAcgcgaggaggaagcgcGACGACTACATCGACATCAGTCTCTCGCTGCCGTTCCAGGCGGATGTGAATACGGGCATGGGGATTCTCGTAAAGTGTTATCTGGACGGCCTACTTACCTATCGGGGCCGCCCAATAAGCGCCGACCAAGTCAACGACGCCGATGTGATCGacgcaaagtcgagcgtcctccttgcgctcgacgacacATTCGCCAATGTGAAACACATCAAGCACGAGCTAGCGCGAAGCTTCCGCTTCTGGCACTCGCTCCTCCTAGCCGtcaacacgctcgccgCCGAAAACGCCATCAGCCCGCACATCGTCCATCAATTCAACGCCGCAAACCACTGGCTCTCGCCACTTGCGCAGCTCCCTCCCTGA